From the genome of Methanomicrobia archaeon:
AATCCTCCTTTACAGAAAAAGAAAGAAAAGAGGACTCATAAAAACGAATACATCGATGTGTAACCTTTTTTGGTTTACTTAACATATAGACAAAAGGATAGTCATGTCAGAAGTGATTGGATTTTTGCAACTCTTATTCGAAAGCTTTTTTAGGTGGTGGTTTGCTGCACTCACCGGTATCGTGACGCTTCTAAGCTTTATTTTTACCCCAAGTGGAATCTATCTTAGTCGAGTGTGGGTCACTAGCTTAACGGTTGTTTGGTTAATTTTATTGTTCCTGTTTATTTCTACGATATACCAAGGATGGCAGCTTTATCGAAATCGATCAGGTTCTCCGAGGATTGTAAGTTGTAAGCGCTCAGAGGACTATAATGGTGAGTTCATATTTCTCGTCGAAGGCGTAGATATCAGTGCAAAGGGGGCAGTTGCTGAATTGAAACGTTTTGTGAACGGAGTCGAGGTTGCTTTTGCCTTGGTAGAATTTATCGATCTAAATTCGAAGGGACAATTTCAGGCTAAAATTGTCTGGATATCTCCCGGCCATTTACACGACCTTCAAACGGGCAAGTTCTCCAGCGAGGACATTATCTTAGAACCTTTAATACAATTAAGAATTCTCAATTCTCTAAAAGCTCAATAAATATCGAGGGATAAAATGAATAAAAAACCGGGGGCTTTTCTAAGCTATTCACATGTAGATAAAAATTATGCTACCAGGATCGCCAAAGATTTAAGTCAAAATGGAATTGACGTATGGTTCGATAAATGGGAGATATCTCCGGGCGATTCCTTAATTCAGAAGATTTTTTCGGAAGGCCTCGCGGATTCTGACTTTTTCTTGATACTATTGTCAGCTTCCAGTACTCAATCTAAATGGGTAACTGAGGAATTAGACGCCGCTATAGTTAATAAAATTACTGGAGTAATTCGCATCATACCGATAATAATTGAATCCTGTAATATCCCTTTGCCGTTACGAAGCCTTCGTTGGGTAGACTTGTCAAAAGATTATGATGAAGGAATCCTAACCCTCTTAAAGGCGATGCATAGGGTATCAGAAAAACCCCCTGTAGGGACTCCACCGAACTATGTTACTTCACTTAAACAAAGTGTTGGAGGACTTTCAAAAAGTGCTTCTACGATCGGATTTTTGCTACTTTCCAGGCCTCTTGATAGCACAGGTTTTGAAAAGAGTTACCACGCAAAGGTATTACAATCGATGACACCATTCCTTTCGGCTGACGACTTAAATGATGCTGTTGATGAGCTTGAGAGTTATGGCTTGGTTAAAACTATTAAAGTTTCAGGAACCGCCCCGTATAGCTTCTTTCAGATTAGTCCAACTTACGCGCTTTATTTACACTTTAAGGAAGATTTGGACTACGATCCTTATGAGGATATAAAGGCTGTTGCTTCAGCTGTGGCAGCGAAAGGTAAGTTAAATGGCGACCAAATTCAGTTTATTGTAAAATTACCCCCTGTAAGAATTAATAGAGCTGTTTCGTACCTAGAGGATTATGGTATGGTCCAAGTTTTAAAGTATTCAGGTACGGCGCCCTATAATTTTGGGCAGCTCATAGCGACTAGACATACTCGAAATTTCGTCCAAGAAAACTGTAAATGAATAGAAGATTACTAGCGCTTCTAACTTGTTATCTTCTTTAAAGATACTATCTAGCCACCACACCATTCCCCACAATCCGGCTGAAGACAATCCGATTTGCCCGTAGACTATCTTTTAGTACCGTCAACGCAGCCTTAAAGCTACGTTCATGCTGCAAGTGCAGGCAGACCTTCTCAGATTTTAACCTTCCGTAGCATTTGTAGCGAGAACTCGCGAACGAACTATTCCATTAATCAACATGAAACGTTAAGAATGGTAATGATAATCAGCGAAATGGGACACGGCCGGAAGGCGGAAAGGTGTACGACGTGCTATGGATACGGGTTGTGGGCAGTTGGTGATCCGGTACCAATGGGGCCACTAGATGCAATGGACGGCCTGCCAACACTACCCTGCCCTGAATGCGGTGCAAATGCAAATCCCGTAGAAGAGCTCCTGATGCACGCAGCCAAGAAATGACGGACGGAGGAGTATAGTCTTGGTTATATATTTTGGATCTCTTGCCTCGTCGCTATCCGCACGCCTGCCGCTTGCAGCACCTGCGCGGCTTTCTTAGGGTCACCCACGCGGAGTATCAACATCGCCTGTCGCTCGGCCTTCGCTTTGGTGTCACACAGGCGCCGGCCTTAATCCTGTTAATGTTCCTGTCATCGCACGTCTTCAGAATCAGAATCGTGATGAACGACGTCGGTAGCAATCTTTATTAAACGGAAGAGCCATTAAGGAGTGATTGTAAATGACAGAAGCTAAACGGATTCACTTCCCGGTCCTTGTGGAAAAAGACGAAGATGGCTTTTTTGTGGTCGAATGCCCGCTTCTTCAGGGATGCTATACCCAGGGCGAAACGCTCGACGAGGCGTTGAAAAACATACATGAAGTGATCGAGCTGTGCCTTGAGGAAGAGGGCCAGAAGGAAGAAATCGTCGAACAGCTTGCTGCAATCCGGGAGTTCAGTTACCATCTCGTGTCTGTGGAAGTATAGTAGATTATGAGCAAATTACCGGTTGTTTCTGGTGAGCACGCGGTCAAATGTTTCGAAAAACTCGGGTACGTCGTGGTCAGACAAAAAGGGAGTCACATCCGCATGAAACATCCATCCGACAAAAACAAAAAACCGTTAACCATTCCCAAACATAACGTTCTCGGTAAAGGGCTCTTAAGAAAACTGATACGAGACGCTGAAATAAGTGTTGAAGCATTCAATAAGCTGTTATGATGCTAGCCTAAATGGGCTGAATGCCCTTATCATTGCAGAAGGACTATATCGGTAAATGGATGCTCTGGAGTACCTGTATCGCTCTCGCTCGCTCAGTTCACTCGCGTGTTGCGAATCCTCGAAAAAACACGAAAAAGAACTCAGACGTTATGTTATATACTCTGGATCTCCTGTCTCGTCGCTATCCGCACGCCTGCCGCTTGCAGCACCTGCGCGGCTCGCTTGGTGTCATCCACGCGGAGTATCAACATCGCTCGCTCGGCCTTCGCAGTCACAAATGCATAGGCATAATCCATATTGATGTTACTGTCACCGAGTGTCTTCACTATCTTGTACAGACCACCCGGCGTATCCTGTATCTCCACCGCAAGCACGTCCGTCTCAGAGACCGTGAAGCCTTCGTCTCGGAGCACCCGGTACCCCTTCTCCGTATCATCGACCACCATCCTGATGACGCCGAAGTCACCCGCCTCCGCAATGGTCAACGCGCGCATGTTCACCTTCGCCTCTGAGAGCGTTTTCGCCACCCTGGCCATCCGACCCGGTTTATTCTCCATAAAAATGGAGATCTGTTTTATCGCTACCATCCTTCCTCTCACACCTCCCGTTTATCAATAACCCTCTGTGCCTTCCCCATCGAACGCGGGATCGTTCCCGGCTCCACCAGCTCCACCTCGGCAGATATATTCAGCACGTTCCTTAGCTCCTTGCCGACCTTCTTGCTCAGGGTCATCAGATCGCTGATCCTATCGCTGAACGTTGATTCCGTCACCTCGACCTTAACTGTCATAACATCCAGCGGGCCTTTCCGATCCACAATGATCTGATAATTCTCACCAATCTCAGGTATCCGCATGAGTACCGACTCGACCTGGCTTGGGAAGACATTTATCCCCCGCACAACGATCATATCGTCAGTTCGGCCCAGAATCCGCATGATGCGCGGATGCGTGCGGCCGCAGTCACAGGGCTCGTTGTTCAGTATGGTAAGATCACCGAGTCTGTACCTGATCAGTGGGAACGCCCATTTATCCAGCGTCGTTACCACGAGTTCGCCGCGCTCGCCGTCCGCTACCTGCTCACCCGTCTCCGGGTCCACCACCTCGATCAGGAAGAGATCAGCCCAGATGTGGATACCGTTCTGGAGATGGCACTCGGTGAAGAGCGGCCCGCTCATCTCGCTCGTGCCAAATATGTCGTACGCCTTAATGCCCGTGGCCTCCTCGATCCGCCGTCTCGTCTCGTCCGACCACGGCTCTGCGCCGAAGATGCCCGCTTTGAGCTTCGTGTCGTCTTTAATACTAATCCCCATCTTCTGTGCTACCTCGTTGATGTAAAGGAAATATGACGGCGTGCAAGCGATCGCTGTGCTCCCGAGATCCTGCATGAGTTCGATCTGACGCTCGGTATTGCCCGCACCGATGGGGAGCACCGTCGCGCCGATCTTCTCCGCACCGTAGTGAAGTCCGAGCCCGCCGGTGAAGAGCCCGTAGCCATACCCAACCTGAATCACATCACCCCGTCCTAACCCTACGGATGTGAGCGCTCGGGCCAGCGATTCGGTCCACATGTCAACATCACCCTGTGTGTACCCCACCACGGTTGGCTTCCCGGTCGTGCCGCTCGATACATGATACCGCACCAACCAATCGCCGGGAAGGCAGAACATTCCTGTGGGGTAGGTGTCACGGAGATCCTTCTTCGTTGTGAACGGAAGCTTGGTCACGTCACGCAGCTCTTTGATATCCTCAGGCTCCACGCCAGCCTCCTTGAATCGCTGCCGGTAAAAGTCAGAATGAGCATAGACAAAGCGAACAACTGACCGAAGCCGATCCTCCTGCAGTTTGTGCAGATCGCCGATTGGCATACGTTCGATGTTTGGATTCCAGTACCTAAACATAGTAATCCTCCAAAGCAACCTACGATTTTATCCTATAAAAAACATGAGGTTTTCTTGCTGTGTTGCACGATTAAACCGTAAAACCGTAGTTGTAGCAGTATCCTCTGCCAATGAGACCACATCGTAAAGTAGACCTGAGAATACTAAAGGGTACTACTATTAATTATTTAAGTAGATCGCTATACCTTATTACGTTACACAACGCAAACGTGATGCTACATGCTATCGATACGAAATGTGAGCAAACAGTTTGACGGCATCACCGCCATCAAAGACGTGAGCTTTACGATAGAGAAGGAGGAGATCGTCGGACTCGTGGGACCGAACGGCGCGGGCAAATCAACGCTCCTGAACGTCATAAGTGGGGTTTATCTACCCAGCTCGGGCTCGGTCATCTTCGATGGAACGGACATAACAAACCAGAGTCCTAACAGGGTATGTAAGCTCGGGATAGCGAAGACGTTCCAGCTCGTGCATTCTTTCCCGGAGCTCACGGCACTGCAAAACGTCCTTGTCGGAGCGGTGTTCGGCAATTCCGAGAAGATCAGCCTTAAAGAGGCAGAAGCGAAGGCAGAAGAAAAACTGGCCTATGTCGGCTACCCGCGGGAGAAGATCCGGTATCCGGTGAAGAACCTGAACGTCGTGGAACTGAAGCGGATACAGCTTGCACGCGCGCTCGCCACCGATCCGAAACTCATCCTTCTGGACGAGGTGACCACGGGCCTGAATCCTAAAGAGAGCAACGACGCGATCTCGCTGATCCAGAAGATACGAGAGTCCGGGATAACGATACTGATGGTCGAGCATGTGATGCGGATCATAATGAACGTCTCTGACCGAATTGTGGTGCTCCATCACGGCGAGAAGATAGCGGAAGGCATGCCCGAAGAGATCGCAAAGGATGAAAAGGTTATAACTTCATATCTCGGCGAAAAGAAGGACACAACATAGGTGGTGATACGAGACTATGCTTGAGATGAAAGGATTAAATGTCTCTTATGAGAGAGTCCAGGTGCTCTGGGACGTCTCCTTCAACATTGACGCGGGGGAGGTAGTCACCCTTTTGGGCTCCAATGGAGCGGGGAAGTCAACCACGGTGAAGACCATCCAGGGGCTGCTCAAGCCCGGATCCGGGAGCATTCGTTTCATGAACAAGAGCATAGATGGGCTCCCGGCATACAAGATCGTTGAGGAAGGGATTGCCCTTGTCCCGGAGGGTCGTGAGATCTTTCCAAAGATGAGCGTTCTTGAAAACCTCGTTTTGGGAGCCTACGTAGCACGGGCACGGGAGGTGCTGGCTAATAGTCTCGATTGGGTCTTTAACCTCTTTCCGAAACTTGAGGAGCGCAAGGAGCAGCTCGCAGGGACAATGAGTGGCGGCGAGCAGCAGATGCTTGCGATCGCACGCGCTCTGATGTCGAAACCAAAGCTCCTGATGCTGGACGAGCCCTCCCTCGGGTTAGCGCCGGTGATCGTATTGCAGGTCTTCGATATAATCAAGAAGCTGAAGGAGGAGGGCGTTACGGTATTGCTCGTCGAGCAGAACGTACACCACGCACTGGAGATCTCTGACAGAGCGTACATCCTGGAAAAGGGCAGGATAATCTTAGAGGGCGAAGGCTCGGATCTTCTGAATAATCATTACGTGCGAGAAGCATACTTAGGGATGTGAACGCAACCTCGATTTGAGCTTCTTTGGGAGCGAAACAAATCCTTTGGGCAGGAAGATCACGACGAGGATGAGGATCAGTCCTATAACGAGCAACCGCCCATACGTCAAGCCAATATGTGTCAAGCCCTCATCCAGGAGTGTAATGAGTATCGTCCCCAGAATCGGGCCCTCAATGGTGAACAATCCGCCAGCTATACAATAGATTATCGGCAAAAAGGAGATTTCTACGGCGTACACCTCAGGGGTTATATACCCGAAATGGTGTATCTGTAATGCACCGGCAACCCCTGTGAAGAACGCACTCACCCCGAACGCCGTCAGCTTATATTTGGTTACATTGATGCCCATCACCTTTGCCTCAAGCTCATTCTCGCGTATTGCCTCTAACGCGAGTCCCGTCTTTGACTTCATGATCAGCCAGATTACGACCACCACAACTACGGTGAAGAGCAGCATGAGATAGTACTCATACATGAGATAGTTCTGAACCGTCACCGGAATGATCTTTTTCGCGGATAGGCCATCCCAGCCGCCGGTAAGCCCCGAAAGCTCCGCGGTTATGGTATGCGCGATGACGGCAAACCCGAAGGTCACCATGGCGAGGAACCACTCCCGTAACCGAACACAGGTGAGACCGATGAGGACTCCGATAAAGGCTGCAAATAAACCACCGACCAGTATGGTAGCAAGAGGCGGAAGCCCATGGCTCTTTGCGATAATTGCGGAGACATAACCGCCGATGCCGAAAAAGGCTGCATGCCCCAGCGAACCCTGCCCTGAAAGCGTAAGGAGATTCCAGGCAGAGGCGTAGATGATAGAGACCAGCATGAGTATCAAAACCGTCAGAAGATACGTATTGAGTCCTGAGATTACGGGTATGAGACAGGCTAGAATCAGCGAACTAATTCCCAGCCACGCCTTTAGGCTCATCCTATCCAGTTTTATCCCATCCAGTTTCATCCTACTTACTCTCCTTTCTCTCCGAATATACCCGTCGGTCTGATAACGAGGACGATGATTAATATAAAGAAGGCTATCGTATCCTTCCATGCAATAAACGACATTTTGAAGCCGAGTAGCCCCGCAAAGGAGTTCATGAGTAACGGCACAACGTTCTCTGCTATACCCAGGGTCAGGCCGGCAACAATCGCCCCGGGTATGCTGCCAAGACCGCCGATGATGATAACCGCGAAGGCCTTTATTGCTGGTATGGCACCCATATACGGCGTTGCCATCTGACCGCTGATCACCCATAAGCTGCCGGCGGCTGCGGCAAATGCAGAGCCCACGGCGAAACTGAGCATGTCCATCCGCTCCACGTTAATGCCCATAAGTGCAGCGGCCTCCCTGTTCTGGCTTGTCGCACGCATCGCTCTGCCGGGTGTGGTTCGCTTCATGAACAGCTGGAACGCAATTAAGGATACAATGGTGAATATAATGATGATGATATAATCCAGAGGGAGCTTCATCGAGCCGATGGGCACCATAACGCTGCTGTACGGACTGCGAATGGATCGTGTGTCCGTCGACCATAAGAGCGCCACGAGATTCTGGAAGAGATAGATCAAACCGAGACTGAGAAAGATCTCGTTTAACTTACCGGTGCCCATAATCGGACGGAAGCCAAGCCGTTCAATACCCAGGCCGAGAACGGCAATAAGAAGCATTGCAAGCGGTATCACGAGATACGGATCAATGCTGGAATAGGTATAAATCCAGAAGGCTGCGTAAGCGCCGAGCATCAGCAGTTCCCCATGCGCGAAGTTCACGACCTTCATAACACCGAAGATCAGGTTCAGACCGATGGCTAAGAGGATATAAATGCAGCCTGCGTAGAGGCCCCATACCAAAATCTGAATCACAAGACCAAGGTCCATAGTGTTGAAAATAGCTGAGAAAATAAAAAGAGTTACGAGCCTTCAGGCCCGTACTCATCCTGCAATACAAAATCCATTCCCTTTACGCTATCTGGCACGACTGTCTTCGTTTGCGGTTCACCCGACCTTCTCGTTCGCTTCAGCTTCACCGTAAATGCCGTCATAGTCCCTCACTTATGCGTTTCCGTTTTGACTTGACTTTGACTGCCAGCCCTCGCTCGTTACTTCCGCTTTCTCAGCGCTAGATATCCCACAACAAGCAACCCTGCAATAGCACATACCGCTTCGAAGCCAGGCTCTTCAGGCTCTTCTGTTGCGGCCGTTGGTGCTGCTGCTGTAGTCTCCGGTGTAGCCACTGCAGATGTTGGTGCAGGTGTCGCTGCTTCTGCGGGTGCGCTTCCAGGCTCGTACCAAGCGGGCAGTATGAACTCTGTCTCCTGCACGCTATCAGGCCAGACGATCTTCGGTCTCGTTTCTCCTACGGAGTCGTCCCAGATCAACTGCTGCATGTAGAGTTCGAACTTGCTCTCGCGGTAATCAGGCGAAAAGGTTATCACACCGCTCTGCATTGCCTCTACAACCTGCGGCATTTCGAGTGCATCCAATGCATCCCTGACCTCTTCCTTATCCACTGTGCCGGCATTTTCAATCGCTTTCGCTGCGATATAAACGCCTTCGTAGGTCGAGGCTCCCATCATACTGGGGGGAACGCCCCATTTCGTCTCGAAATCTTCTTTGTACTGTACAACTGCGTCGTGGATATCACCTGCGGGAATGGTATAAGGACTGAATCTGCTCTCCTGTATGGAATATTCGCCCCATCGCTCCACTCCGGTGTAGTAGTCTGGATCGTCACAACACTCGACGGAGAGGTAGATGGTGTCCAACCCAACGTCTCTTCTTCCCTGAGCCACGATGAGTTTCTGCTCGTTGAGGAATGCAGCCGGGTAGACGACATCCGGGTTAGCGGCTTTTATCACCGTCAGTACGGTCCTGAAGTCCGTCTCGCTCATCTTGAACTTCTCTGCCGCGACTACTTCCATGTTGAGGTCGTATTTCTCTATCGTCTTGGTAACGCCGTCATAAACGCCGGAACCATAAGCACTGTCCTGGTAGAGAACTGCCAACCTCAGTGGCCGGTCTTCTGCAAAATCGAATCGCTCATAGATCTCCGGCTTTATTAGCTCATCGACGAAGAGGATGGTACTCTCACCGTAATCATCCGTTGTCGGGCACTGATGGAAGAAATAGCTTGTATCGATATCCGTCCGGTGCGTTATTATGGGAGAAGACGCGCCGGTGATGATGAACGGCACTTTATGCTCCGCGGCAACAACCGAATCCGCATACGTTATACCGCTCGAAAACCCGCCGATCAGGAGGTCCACCTCGTCCTCGGTGATAAGCTTCGTTACGACCTTAACACCGGTTTCCGGGCTTGTTCCCGTGTCGCCCTGGATGAGTTTAATCTGCATAGATACGCCGCTGACGTTCACCCCACCCTGAGCGTTTATCTCCTCAGCCGCCAATTCCGCAGCCTGCCGCATGTCCTGACCCGTTGTGCTCGCACCCCCGGTTAGAGGCGCGACAACGCCGATCTTAATCTCGTCCGCACCGTTCTCCGCTCCTGCCGATTGTCCAAAACTGATTGCTAGCAACAAAGAAACAACCACCATAGTGACTAAAATCTTGTACTTCATGTAATCACCCCGCATAATTCTTGATAGAAAGGCTATTTAAGCTTTTCTATATTTACCCGTACCGTGTGCATAAAAACGCGTCGTGCTCTGAGTACAGGAACGTAGAATATAACACGTTACGGATAAACAATGGAAAATCTACGCATGGTTATCCTCAATAGAATACAGCCGGACTA
Proteins encoded in this window:
- a CDS encoding toll/interleukin-1 receptor domain-containing protein, which translates into the protein MNKKPGAFLSYSHVDKNYATRIAKDLSQNGIDVWFDKWEISPGDSLIQKIFSEGLADSDFFLILLSASSTQSKWVTEELDAAIVNKITGVIRIIPIIIESCNIPLPLRSLRWVDLSKDYDEGILTLLKAMHRVSEKPPVGTPPNYVTSLKQSVGGLSKSASTIGFLLLSRPLDSTGFEKSYHAKVLQSMTPFLSADDLNDAVDELESYGLVKTIKVSGTAPYSFFQISPTYALYLHFKEDLDYDPYEDIKAVASAVAAKGKLNGDQIQFIVKLPPVRINRAVSYLEDYGMVQVLKYSGTAPYNFGQLIATRHTRNFVQENCK
- a CDS encoding type II toxin-antitoxin system HicB family antitoxin; protein product: MTEAKRIHFPVLVEKDEDGFFVVECPLLQGCYTQGETLDEALKNIHEVIELCLEEEGQKEEIVEQLAAIREFSYHLVSVEV
- a CDS encoding type II toxin-antitoxin system HicA family toxin — translated: MSKLPVVSGEHAVKCFEKLGYVVVRQKGSHIRMKHPSDKNKKPLTIPKHNVLGKGLLRKLIRDAEISVEAFNKLL
- a CDS encoding ACT domain-containing protein, which translates into the protein MVAIKQISIFMENKPGRMARVAKTLSEAKVNMRALTIAEAGDFGVIRMVVDDTEKGYRVLRDEGFTVSETDVLAVEIQDTPGGLYKIVKTLGDSNINMDYAYAFVTAKAERAMLILRVDDTKRAAQVLQAAGVRIATRQEIQSI
- a CDS encoding phenylacetate--CoA ligase; protein product: MFRYWNPNIERMPIGDLHKLQEDRLRSVVRFVYAHSDFYRQRFKEAGVEPEDIKELRDVTKLPFTTKKDLRDTYPTGMFCLPGDWLVRYHVSSGTTGKPTVVGYTQGDVDMWTESLARALTSVGLGRGDVIQVGYGYGLFTGGLGLHYGAEKIGATVLPIGAGNTERQIELMQDLGSTAIACTPSYFLYINEVAQKMGISIKDDTKLKAGIFGAEPWSDETRRRIEEATGIKAYDIFGTSEMSGPLFTECHLQNGIHIWADLFLIEVVDPETGEQVADGERGELVVTTLDKWAFPLIRYRLGDLTILNNEPCDCGRTHPRIMRILGRTDDMIVVRGINVFPSQVESVLMRIPEIGENYQIIVDRKGPLDVMTVKVEVTESTFSDRISDLMTLSKKVGKELRNVLNISAEVELVEPGTIPRSMGKAQRVIDKREV
- a CDS encoding ABC transporter ATP-binding protein, with amino-acid sequence MLSIRNVSKQFDGITAIKDVSFTIEKEEIVGLVGPNGAGKSTLLNVISGVYLPSSGSVIFDGTDITNQSPNRVCKLGIAKTFQLVHSFPELTALQNVLVGAVFGNSEKISLKEAEAKAEEKLAYVGYPREKIRYPVKNLNVVELKRIQLARALATDPKLILLDEVTTGLNPKESNDAISLIQKIRESGITILMVEHVMRIIMNVSDRIVVLHHGEKIAEGMPEEIAKDEKVITSYLGEKKDTT
- a CDS encoding ABC transporter ATP-binding protein, translating into MLEMKGLNVSYERVQVLWDVSFNIDAGEVVTLLGSNGAGKSTTVKTIQGLLKPGSGSIRFMNKSIDGLPAYKIVEEGIALVPEGREIFPKMSVLENLVLGAYVARAREVLANSLDWVFNLFPKLEERKEQLAGTMSGGEQQMLAIARALMSKPKLLMLDEPSLGLAPVIVLQVFDIIKKLKEEGVTVLLVEQNVHHALEISDRAYILEKGRIILEGEGSDLLNNHYVREAYLGM
- a CDS encoding branched-chain amino acid ABC transporter permease, whose product is MSLKAWLGISSLILACLIPVISGLNTYLLTVLILMLVSIIYASAWNLLTLSGQGSLGHAAFFGIGGYVSAIIAKSHGLPPLATILVGGLFAAFIGVLIGLTCVRLREWFLAMVTFGFAVIAHTITAELSGLTGGWDGLSAKKIIPVTVQNYLMYEYYLMLLFTVVVVVVIWLIMKSKTGLALEAIRENELEAKVMGINVTKYKLTAFGVSAFFTGVAGALQIHHFGYITPEVYAVEISFLPIIYCIAGGLFTIEGPILGTILITLLDEGLTHIGLTYGRLLVIGLILILVVIFLPKGFVSLPKKLKSRLRSHP
- a CDS encoding branched-chain amino acid ABC transporter permease, translated to MDLGLVIQILVWGLYAGCIYILLAIGLNLIFGVMKVVNFAHGELLMLGAYAAFWIYTYSSIDPYLVIPLAMLLIAVLGLGIERLGFRPIMGTGKLNEIFLSLGLIYLFQNLVALLWSTDTRSIRSPYSSVMVPIGSMKLPLDYIIIIIFTIVSLIAFQLFMKRTTPGRAMRATSQNREAAALMGINVERMDMLSFAVGSAFAAAAGSLWVISGQMATPYMGAIPAIKAFAVIIIGGLGSIPGAIVAGLTLGIAENVVPLLMNSFAGLLGFKMSFIAWKDTIAFFILIIVLVIRPTGIFGEKGE
- a CDS encoding ABC transporter substrate-binding protein, whose protein sequence is MRGDYMKYKILVTMVVVSLLLAISFGQSAGAENGADEIKIGVVAPLTGGASTTGQDMRQAAELAAEEINAQGGVNVSGVSMQIKLIQGDTGTSPETGVKVVTKLITEDEVDLLIGGFSSGITYADSVVAAEHKVPFIITGASSPIITHRTDIDTSYFFHQCPTTDDYGESTILFVDELIKPEIYERFDFAEDRPLRLAVLYQDSAYGSGVYDGVTKTIEKYDLNMEVVAAEKFKMSETDFRTVLTVIKAANPDVVYPAAFLNEQKLIVAQGRRDVGLDTIYLSVECCDDPDYYTGVERWGEYSIQESRFSPYTIPAGDIHDAVVQYKEDFETKWGVPPSMMGASTYEGVYIAAKAIENAGTVDKEEVRDALDALEMPQVVEAMQSGVITFSPDYRESKFELYMQQLIWDDSVGETRPKIVWPDSVQETEFILPAWYEPGSAPAEAATPAPTSAVATPETTAAAPTAATEEPEEPGFEAVCAIAGLLVVGYLALRKRK